One window from the genome of Nicotiana sylvestris chromosome 9, ASM39365v2, whole genome shotgun sequence encodes:
- the LOC104233085 gene encoding uncharacterized protein yields MTYLLHVIACLNSINSFSSFDIRQIMRITELYPNGFDEFSMSALENQLASYIIDFHNIDEIFSNLHELCDLSKRFVQIKEHSNCPLVFRLVKLALLLPVGTASTERAFSVMKFIKNDLRSE; encoded by the coding sequence ATGACTTATTTGCTTCATGTAATTGCTTGTTTGAATTCAATTAACTCATTTTCAAGTTTTGACATCAGGCAAATAATGAGAATAACAGAGTTATATCCCAATGGCTTTGATGAATTTAGTATGAGTGCTCTTGAGAATCAGCTTGCAAGTTATATTATTGATTTTCATAATATTGATGAAATATTCTCCAACCTACATGAGCTTTGTGATCTTTCAAAAAGATTTGTTCAGATAAAGGAGCATTCAAATTGTCCTCTTGTATTTCGCTTAGTGAAACTTGCTTTGCTTCTGCCAGTTGGTACTGCATCCACTGAAAGAGCTTTTTCGGTGATGAAGTTTATCAAGAATGACTTACGAAGTGAATGA